A section of the Triticum dicoccoides isolate Atlit2015 ecotype Zavitan chromosome 7A, WEW_v2.0, whole genome shotgun sequence genome encodes:
- the LOC119330906 gene encoding serine carboxypeptidase-like 18 isoform X2 — protein sequence MALCPSTSRPGTWTWRRRPGRSSSTTSWSQRGAPARSPCCCGSPAGPAARASAASPSKLMASIIFLDSPVGSGFSYARDPKGYDVGDMSSSLQVVTFLNKWFDEHPRYRSNAFYIGGSSYAGKIIPLIAQYISEGIEQRKQPVINLKGYLVGNPITGSRYTDSNSRIPYAHGFGIIPGQLYEAAIENCKGDYINPLNNICAGILNTIEKLLSEVDHDHILDDKCVRTAPNPVNAAAERNRFLSEEHIQQNVPSPHPTINCFSYRYYLANIWANENVTRDALRIKQGTIGEWVRCITGLPYTGDLPSSIPYHLNLSTRGYRVLVFSGDHDPGVPFLGTYEWIRSLNFSIVDDWRAWHVDGQSGGFTVAYANNITFATVKGGGHTAIRHQPKQCFAMAQRWLDNEPL from the exons ATGGCCCTCTGCCCTTCTACCTCGAGACCGG GTACGTGGACGTGGAGGAGAAGACCGGGACGAAGCTCTTCTACTACTTCGTGGAGTCAGAGAGGAGCCCCGGCACGGTCCCCGTGCTGCTGTGGCTCACCGGCGGGCCCCGCTGCTCGGGCTTCAGcggcttcgccttcgaagttg ATGGCAAGTATCATCTTCTTGGATTCTCCTGTCGGTTCTGGTTTCTCATATGCTCGTGATCCAAAAGGCTATGATGTTGGGGACATGTCATCTTCCTTGCAAGTTGTGACATTTCTGAACAAG TGGTTCGACGAGCACCCACGCTATCGTTCAAATGCATTTTACATTGGAGGAAGTTCATATGCTGGGAAGATCATTCCGCTTATCGCGCAATATATCtcagaag GAATTGAGCAAAGGAAGCAACCTGTGATTAATCTCAAG GGCTATTTAGTTGGCAACCCTATTACAGGCTCCAGGTATACTGATTCCAATTCCAGAATACCATATGCTCATGGCTTTGGAATCATACCGGGACAACTATATGAG GCTGCAATTGAGAACTGTAAAGGAGACTATATAAACCCGCTGAATAACATATGTGCTGGGATTCTAAATACTATTGAAAAG CTCCTTTCGGAAGTCGACCACGATCATATCTTGGATGACAAATGTGTACGCACTGCACCAAACCCTGTGAATGCTGCTGCTGAAAGAAATAGGTTTCTGTCAGAAGAACACATTCAACAAAATGTTCCATCTCCTCATCCTACTATTAATTGTTTT TCGTACCGTTACTACCTAGCTAACATTTGGGCGAATGAAAACGTGACTAGAGATGCTCTTCGGATAAAGCAG GGAACAATTGGCGAGTGGGTAAGATGCATCACAGGATTGCCCTATACGGGAGACCTCCCAAGCAGCATACCGTACCACCTTAATCTCAGCACCAGGGGTTACCGTGTGCTTGTGTTCAG CGGAGACCATGACCCTGGGGTACCATTTTTGGGAACATATGAGTGGATCAGATCCTTGAACTTCTCCATTGTTGATGACTGGAGAGCATGGCATGTGGATGGTCAGAGTGGAGG ATTCACGGTTGCATATGCCAACAATATTACATTCGCCACGGTAAAG GGTGGTGGCCATACAGCAATACGACACCAGCCTAAACAATGTTTTGCCATGGCTCAGCGTTGGCTGGACAACGAGCCTCTCTGA
- the LOC119330906 gene encoding serine carboxypeptidase-like 2 isoform X1: protein MQLELLMVPHLLLGLLLLPLSPSASASASAAVTHLPGFHGPLPFYLETGYVDVEEKTGTKLFYYFVESERSPGTVPVLLWLTGGPRCSGFSGFAFEVGPINFVLAPYDGHLPQLVYNPHSWSKMASIIFLDSPVGSGFSYARDPKGYDVGDMSSSLQVVTFLNKWFDEHPRYRSNAFYIGGSSYAGKIIPLIAQYISEGIEQRKQPVINLKGYLVGNPITGSRYTDSNSRIPYAHGFGIIPGQLYEAAIENCKGDYINPLNNICAGILNTIEKLLSEVDHDHILDDKCVRTAPNPVNAAAERNRFLSEEHIQQNVPSPHPTINCFSYRYYLANIWANENVTRDALRIKQGTIGEWVRCITGLPYTGDLPSSIPYHLNLSTRGYRVLVFSGDHDPGVPFLGTYEWIRSLNFSIVDDWRAWHVDGQSGGFTVAYANNITFATVKGGGHTAIRHQPKQCFAMAQRWLDNEPL, encoded by the exons ATGCAGCTGGAGCTTCTCATGGTGCCGCATCTCCTTCTCGGCCTGCTCCTTCTGCCGCTCTCGccctcggcgtcggcgtcggcgtcggcggcggtcACCCACCTGCCAGGATTCCATGGCCCTCTGCCCTTCTACCTCGAGACCGG GTACGTGGACGTGGAGGAGAAGACCGGGACGAAGCTCTTCTACTACTTCGTGGAGTCAGAGAGGAGCCCCGGCACGGTCCCCGTGCTGCTGTGGCTCACCGGCGGGCCCCGCTGCTCGGGCTTCAGcggcttcgccttcgaagttg GCCCTATAAATTTTGTGCTGGCACCTTATGATGGTCATTTGCCGCAGTTGGTCTATAATCCGCATTCATGGTCGAAG ATGGCAAGTATCATCTTCTTGGATTCTCCTGTCGGTTCTGGTTTCTCATATGCTCGTGATCCAAAAGGCTATGATGTTGGGGACATGTCATCTTCCTTGCAAGTTGTGACATTTCTGAACAAG TGGTTCGACGAGCACCCACGCTATCGTTCAAATGCATTTTACATTGGAGGAAGTTCATATGCTGGGAAGATCATTCCGCTTATCGCGCAATATATCtcagaag GAATTGAGCAAAGGAAGCAACCTGTGATTAATCTCAAG GGCTATTTAGTTGGCAACCCTATTACAGGCTCCAGGTATACTGATTCCAATTCCAGAATACCATATGCTCATGGCTTTGGAATCATACCGGGACAACTATATGAG GCTGCAATTGAGAACTGTAAAGGAGACTATATAAACCCGCTGAATAACATATGTGCTGGGATTCTAAATACTATTGAAAAG CTCCTTTCGGAAGTCGACCACGATCATATCTTGGATGACAAATGTGTACGCACTGCACCAAACCCTGTGAATGCTGCTGCTGAAAGAAATAGGTTTCTGTCAGAAGAACACATTCAACAAAATGTTCCATCTCCTCATCCTACTATTAATTGTTTT TCGTACCGTTACTACCTAGCTAACATTTGGGCGAATGAAAACGTGACTAGAGATGCTCTTCGGATAAAGCAG GGAACAATTGGCGAGTGGGTAAGATGCATCACAGGATTGCCCTATACGGGAGACCTCCCAAGCAGCATACCGTACCACCTTAATCTCAGCACCAGGGGTTACCGTGTGCTTGTGTTCAG CGGAGACCATGACCCTGGGGTACCATTTTTGGGAACATATGAGTGGATCAGATCCTTGAACTTCTCCATTGTTGATGACTGGAGAGCATGGCATGTGGATGGTCAGAGTGGAGG ATTCACGGTTGCATATGCCAACAATATTACATTCGCCACGGTAAAG GGTGGTGGCCATACAGCAATACGACACCAGCCTAAACAATGTTTTGCCATGGCTCAGCGTTGGCTGGACAACGAGCCTCTCTGA